A part of Pectinophora gossypiella chromosome Z, ilPecGoss1.1, whole genome shotgun sequence genomic DNA contains:
- the LOC126380557 gene encoding uncharacterized protein LOC126380557 isoform X2: MTPVHYFTGSCLLFLAVFIEIVQPTCVLESDFGFKINCAFKKSGLFRVRNLGGVKAHASIGFSLGDELGFEQSLTNLDQSRRRSVSVKNGVPANFITDASVRPTVKQEKRGKQNRIMMRPMAPATRPNQAAMDKLSSLHHRVSSTMKPIVVPGPTVETPAIFNRPNPSITMAKPMPMGVPPFKPLPPKEESLKVLPITSTRKSYTPLQVPSPKGPGPLYQNPVPHQVHDLASMYPAYNTKKVDDYNSITGYGDDTTLKFNKDDINAKIAEIAKAGNISMEAVEAAIALRQQQLLSKYANLPVPTTTTTTTTTTTTTEEPLIFQPEPEPEILMPAIVQKPKRNPTSGKVMNAPREYYPVGYEKNFDDHFQSKVDLPDTNFHCGDQKYFPGLYGDESLGCMVFHVCALTDDGLVMKSFLCPESTLFDQTILKCNWWFYVDCKNTRRLYDTNIPVSKSYQLMKALTFFSSYKKEMQEDGQATNPEDVAGIKEAISILENQDSSKPAQANNGGLQIVTPQPYVDERNNHKVSTVNETSPVYRANRNYNDTSKRNTARRKSPEPPKAPEVQRRVPEQNKQNSEFKLVTVNADINFNKQTSSGENNSKPSSDENTAERKHRRRMTLRNNNTTTLAPPTSTKPAVEIIKQELQMFTINDTHDVLRPETLTDQLESADKLNPTILKDAQNLPPVKRFYRSSAENKDEKEITIVNNEKVQIVRPTSMARLVGEYATPTATIAKLDEAVLGPSYNARIKKEAVSIVTPQRQEHFRSSTNRFRT; this comes from the exons AAATCGTCCAGCCAACTTGTGTTCTGGAGTCCGACTTCGGTTTCAAGATCAACTGCGCTTTCAAGAAATCTGGTCTCTTCAGAGTGCGTAACCTCGGTGGCGTGAAAGCACATGCGAGTATAG GATTTAGTCTCGGAGATGAGCTTGGATTCGAGCAGTCCCTCACCAACTTAGATCAAAGCAGACGGAGATCGGTCAGCGTGAAAAATGGAGTTCCGGCCAACTTCATCACTGACGCGTCTGTAAGGCCTACTGTTAAGCAAGAG AAACGTGGCAAGCAGAACAGAATCATGATGCGGCCAATGGCTCCAGCTACACGTCCGAATCAAGCTGCGATGGATAAACTGAGCAGCCTGCACCACCGGGTCTCCAGCACTATGAAGCCCATTGTagtaccgggaccaaccgttGAAACACCTGCCATTTTCAACAGGCCGAACCCTAGTATTACCATGGCCAAGCCGATGCCTATGGGTGTTCCACCTTTCAAACCTCTGCCACCAAAGGAAGAATCGTTAAAAGTTCTACCCATAACATCTACAAGGAAATCTTACACGCCACTGCAAGTGCCGTCGCCGAAAGGACCTGGACCACTTTACCAGA ACCCGGTTCCCCACCAAGTCCACGACCTGGCAAGTATGTATCCCGCCTATAATACGAAAAAAGTCGACGATTATAATTCTATTACTGGCTACGGAGACGACACTACTCTTAAGTTTAACAAGGATGATATAAATGCGAAAATAGCCGAAATTGCCAAAGCAGGAAATATATCGATGGAGGCAGTAGAAGCGGCGATAGCTCTAAGACAGCAACAGCTGTTGAGTAAATACGCAAACCTTCCCGTTCCGACCACGACTACGACAACCACTACCACTACAACTACGACTGAAGAACCGCTCATTTTCCAACCTGAACCTGAGCCAGAGATCCTCATGCCTGCTATTGTTCAAAAGCCAAAACG TAATCCTACTTCGGGCAAAGTAATGAACGCTCCAAGAGAATATTATCCTGTGGGATATGAGAAGAACTTCGATGACCATTTCCAATCTAAAGTGGATCTTCCAGACACGAACTTCCATTGTGGTGATCAGAAATACTTCCCTGGACTGTATGGTGATGAGAGTCTTGGATGCATG GTATTCCACGTATGTGCACTCACTGATGACGGTTTAGTGATGAAGTCGTTCCTATGCCCTGAGTCTACATTGTTTGACCAGACAATTCTTAAGTGCAACTGGTGGTTCTACGTGGACTGTAAGAATACGAGGCGACTATATGACACAAACATCCCAGTATCTAAGAGTTACCAGCTGATGAAGGCATTGACATTCTTTTCTTCATATAAAAAGGAGATGCAGGAAGATG GCCAAGCTACTAATCCGGAGGATGTAGCGGGCATCAAAGAAGCTATATCAATTTTGGAAAATCAAGATTCTTCCAAACCTGCTCAGGCGAACAATGGGGGTTTACAAATTGTAACACCTCAGCCATACGTCGATGAAAGAAATAATCACAAAGTATCCACTGTAAATGAGACTTCACCAGTTTATCGTGCTAATAGAAATTATAATGATACTAGTAAAAGAAATACAGCAAGACGTAAATCTCCAGAACCACCTAAAGCCCCTGAAGTTCAACGAAGAGTTCcggaacaaaataaacaaaattctgAGTTCAAATTAGTGACTGTCAATGCAGATATCAACTTCAACAAACAGACAAGTTCCGGCGAAAATAACTCTAAACCTAGTTCAGATGAAAATACTGCAGAGAGGAAACACAGACGACGAATGACATTACGGAATAATAATACCACAACCCTTGCACCACCAACAAGCACAAAGCCCGCCGTAGAAATCATCAAACAAGAACTTCAAATGTTCACCATAAATGATACTCACGACGTCTTACGACCAGAAACTCTAACGGACCAGCTTGAAAGTGCTGACAAATTAAATCCAACTATACTTAAAGATGCTCAGAATTTACCTCCAGTAAAGCGATTTTATAGATCAAGCGCGGAAAATAAAGATGAGAAGGAAATAACAATAGTAAATAATGAAAAAGTTCAGATAGTGAGACCGACATCAATGGCAAGACTTGTAGGAGAGTATGCGACACCGACGGCTACGATCGCAAAATTGGATGAAGCAGTACTGGGGCCGTCGTATAACGCGAGAATCAAGAAAGAGGCGGTCTCTATAGTGACTCCACAAAGACAAGAACATTTTCGAAGTTCAACGAATAGATTTCGAACATAG
- the LOC126380557 gene encoding uncharacterized protein LOC126380557 isoform X1, translating to MTPVHYFTGSCLLFLAVFIEIVQPTCVLESDFGFKINCAFKKSGLFRVRNLGGVKAHASIGFSLGDELGFEQSLTNLDQSRRRSVSVKNGVPANFITDASVRPTVKQEKRGKQNRIMMRPMAPATRPNQAAMDKLSSLHHRVSSTMKPIVVPGPTVETPAIFNRPNPSITMAKPMPMGVPPFKPLPPKEESLKVLPITSTRKSYTPLQVPSPKGPGPLYQSENYPHVSHEQVSKMVSQMTATHVAQPLLKITPTPIIVNTPKLYSMPTTLNPYSIPTSINPFVPMPLAAPPTQALTIIPAPVFKDSIQMQITPSKAPTYLSQNAISFQKTNPVSNFVDPVPHQVHDLASMYPAYNTKKVDDYNSITGYGDDTTLKFNKDDINAKIAEIAKAGNISMEAVEAAIALRQQQLLSKYANLPVPTTTTTTTTTTTTTEEPLIFQPEPEPEILMPAIVQKPKRNPTSGKVMNAPREYYPVGYEKNFDDHFQSKVDLPDTNFHCGDQKYFPGLYGDESLGCMVFHVCALTDDGLVMKSFLCPESTLFDQTILKCNWWFYVDCKNTRRLYDTNIPVSKSYQLMKALTFFSSYKKEMQEDGQATNPEDVAGIKEAISILENQDSSKPAQANNGGLQIVTPQPYVDERNNHKVSTVNETSPVYRANRNYNDTSKRNTARRKSPEPPKAPEVQRRVPEQNKQNSEFKLVTVNADINFNKQTSSGENNSKPSSDENTAERKHRRRMTLRNNNTTTLAPPTSTKPAVEIIKQELQMFTINDTHDVLRPETLTDQLESADKLNPTILKDAQNLPPVKRFYRSSAENKDEKEITIVNNEKVQIVRPTSMARLVGEYATPTATIAKLDEAVLGPSYNARIKKEAVSIVTPQRQEHFRSSTNRFRT from the exons AAATCGTCCAGCCAACTTGTGTTCTGGAGTCCGACTTCGGTTTCAAGATCAACTGCGCTTTCAAGAAATCTGGTCTCTTCAGAGTGCGTAACCTCGGTGGCGTGAAAGCACATGCGAGTATAG GATTTAGTCTCGGAGATGAGCTTGGATTCGAGCAGTCCCTCACCAACTTAGATCAAAGCAGACGGAGATCGGTCAGCGTGAAAAATGGAGTTCCGGCCAACTTCATCACTGACGCGTCTGTAAGGCCTACTGTTAAGCAAGAG AAACGTGGCAAGCAGAACAGAATCATGATGCGGCCAATGGCTCCAGCTACACGTCCGAATCAAGCTGCGATGGATAAACTGAGCAGCCTGCACCACCGGGTCTCCAGCACTATGAAGCCCATTGTagtaccgggaccaaccgttGAAACACCTGCCATTTTCAACAGGCCGAACCCTAGTATTACCATGGCCAAGCCGATGCCTATGGGTGTTCCACCTTTCAAACCTCTGCCACCAAAGGAAGAATCGTTAAAAGTTCTACCCATAACATCTACAAGGAAATCTTACACGCCACTGCAAGTGCCGTCGCCGAAAGGACCTGGACCACTTTACCAGAGTGAGAACTATCCACATGTATCACACGAACAAGTCTCGAAAATGGTCTCGCAAATGACAGCAACACACGTCGCGCAGCCACTACTCAAAATAACACCCACTCCAATCATAGTTAATACACCAAAACTATATTCCATGCCGACAACACTTAACCCATATTCCATACCAACATCAATTAACCCATTTGTTCCCATGCCACTTGCTGCTCCACCTACACAAGCCTTAACCATCATACCTGCACCCGTTTTCAAAGATTCCATACAAATGCAAATTACTCCATCAAAAGCACCCACCTACTTATCTCAAAATGCTATTTCTTTCCAAAAAACCAATCCTGTTTCTAACTTTGTAGACCCGGTTCCCCACCAAGTCCACGACCTGGCAAGTATGTATCCCGCCTATAATACGAAAAAAGTCGACGATTATAATTCTATTACTGGCTACGGAGACGACACTACTCTTAAGTTTAACAAGGATGATATAAATGCGAAAATAGCCGAAATTGCCAAAGCAGGAAATATATCGATGGAGGCAGTAGAAGCGGCGATAGCTCTAAGACAGCAACAGCTGTTGAGTAAATACGCAAACCTTCCCGTTCCGACCACGACTACGACAACCACTACCACTACAACTACGACTGAAGAACCGCTCATTTTCCAACCTGAACCTGAGCCAGAGATCCTCATGCCTGCTATTGTTCAAAAGCCAAAACG TAATCCTACTTCGGGCAAAGTAATGAACGCTCCAAGAGAATATTATCCTGTGGGATATGAGAAGAACTTCGATGACCATTTCCAATCTAAAGTGGATCTTCCAGACACGAACTTCCATTGTGGTGATCAGAAATACTTCCCTGGACTGTATGGTGATGAGAGTCTTGGATGCATG GTATTCCACGTATGTGCACTCACTGATGACGGTTTAGTGATGAAGTCGTTCCTATGCCCTGAGTCTACATTGTTTGACCAGACAATTCTTAAGTGCAACTGGTGGTTCTACGTGGACTGTAAGAATACGAGGCGACTATATGACACAAACATCCCAGTATCTAAGAGTTACCAGCTGATGAAGGCATTGACATTCTTTTCTTCATATAAAAAGGAGATGCAGGAAGATG GCCAAGCTACTAATCCGGAGGATGTAGCGGGCATCAAAGAAGCTATATCAATTTTGGAAAATCAAGATTCTTCCAAACCTGCTCAGGCGAACAATGGGGGTTTACAAATTGTAACACCTCAGCCATACGTCGATGAAAGAAATAATCACAAAGTATCCACTGTAAATGAGACTTCACCAGTTTATCGTGCTAATAGAAATTATAATGATACTAGTAAAAGAAATACAGCAAGACGTAAATCTCCAGAACCACCTAAAGCCCCTGAAGTTCAACGAAGAGTTCcggaacaaaataaacaaaattctgAGTTCAAATTAGTGACTGTCAATGCAGATATCAACTTCAACAAACAGACAAGTTCCGGCGAAAATAACTCTAAACCTAGTTCAGATGAAAATACTGCAGAGAGGAAACACAGACGACGAATGACATTACGGAATAATAATACCACAACCCTTGCACCACCAACAAGCACAAAGCCCGCCGTAGAAATCATCAAACAAGAACTTCAAATGTTCACCATAAATGATACTCACGACGTCTTACGACCAGAAACTCTAACGGACCAGCTTGAAAGTGCTGACAAATTAAATCCAACTATACTTAAAGATGCTCAGAATTTACCTCCAGTAAAGCGATTTTATAGATCAAGCGCGGAAAATAAAGATGAGAAGGAAATAACAATAGTAAATAATGAAAAAGTTCAGATAGTGAGACCGACATCAATGGCAAGACTTGTAGGAGAGTATGCGACACCGACGGCTACGATCGCAAAATTGGATGAAGCAGTACTGGGGCCGTCGTATAACGCGAGAATCAAGAAAGAGGCGGTCTCTATAGTGACTCCACAAAGACAAGAACATTTTCGAAGTTCAACGAATAGATTTCGAACATAG
- the LOC126380585 gene encoding tol-Pal system protein TolA-like isoform X3 produces the protein MKVWAFLLLTAVSVWGFPEKRTAEKQSALAQLGQQVQQNKENRVRETQRDCNKGKCATSIAQKAAAEAKAAQAAQNAAGAQAAHMVKTQLAEKALQAAKAAEAALAGKQAVVEQLQQEVKEAEAVVAEDTAAVHQQQGTVNAAIQAAQQATAQHKLMLRATQLASQLEKTTHCVLEKAKIGLQEKCHNLAEAKARLAQLQHKLQCACADCAATKQAAHCACEAARAACGNARKRKDVNAQKALMLLKPNSKR, from the exons ATGAAAGTTTGGGCGTTTTTGTTGCTGACAGCTGTGTCAGTGTGGGGGTTCCCAGAGAAGCGAACGGCGGAGAAGCAGTCGGCGCTAGCACAGCTGGGCCAGCAAGTGCAACAGAATAAGGAGAACAGAGTACGGGAAACTCAGCGGGATTGCAACAAAGGGAAGTGTGCGACAAGTATAGCACAGAAAGCAGCAGCTGAAGCGAAAGCTGCACAAGCCGCTCAGAACGCTGCCGGGGCGCAGGCGGCGCATatg GTAAAAACCCAACTTGCGGAGAAAGCACTGCAAGCTGCGAAAGCTGCTGAAGCTGCTCTCGCTGGCAAGCAGGCAGTTGTGGAACAGCTACAACAAGAAGTGAAGGAGGCGGAGGCCGTGGTTGCAGAGGATACAGCGGCTGTGCACCAGCAGCAAGGGACTGTGAATGCTGCCATACAAGCCGCGCAGCAGGCAACTGCTCAG cacaAATTAATGTTACGAGCGACGCAACTAGCGTCACAACTAGAGAAGACTACACACTGCGTCCTAGAGAAAGCAAAGATAGGACTTCAAGAGAAATGTCATAATCTAGCAGAAGCAAAGGCAAGATTAGCTCAATTGCAACACAAGTTGCAGTGCGCCTGCGCGGACTGCGCCGCAACGAAACAGGCGGCGCATTGCGCGTGCGAGGCAGCGCGTGCTGCGTGCGGCAACGCTAGGAAGAGAAAAGACGTGAACGCCCAGAAGGCACTAATGCTCCTGAAACCTAATAGTAAACGATGA
- the LOC126380585 gene encoding tol-Pal system protein TolA-like isoform X1: MKVWAFLLLTAVSVWGFPEKRTAEKQSALAQLGQQVQQNKENRVRETQRDCNKGKCATSIAQKAAAEAKAAQAAQNAAGAQAAHMVKTQLAEKALQAAKAAEAALAGKQAVVEQLQQEVKEAEAVVAEDTAAVHQQQGTVNAAIQAAQQATAQHKLMMQATQLASQLEKTAHCVLEKAKMGLQLDCQNLAKAKARLAELQHKLQCACADCATTKQAAHCACEAARAACGNARKRKDVNSQTALMLAKSNRRR; the protein is encoded by the exons ATGAAAGTTTGGGCGTTTTTGTTGCTGACAGCTGTGTCAGTGTGGGGGTTCCCAGAGAAGCGAACGGCGGAGAAGCAGTCGGCGCTAGCACAGCTGGGCCAGCAAGTGCAACAGAATAAGGAGAACAGAGTACGGGAAACTCAGCGGGATTGCAACAAAGGGAAGTGTGCGACAAGTATAGCACAGAAAGCAGCAGCTGAAGCGAAAGCTGCACAAGCCGCTCAGAACGCTGCCGGGGCGCAGGCGGCGCATatg GTAAAAACCCAACTTGCGGAGAAAGCACTGCAAGCTGCGAAAGCTGCTGAAGCTGCTCTCGCTGGCAAGCAGGCAGTTGTGGAACAGCTACAACAAGAAGTGAAGGAGGCGGAGGCCGTGGTTGCAGAGGATACAGCGGCTGTGCACCAGCAGCAAGGGACTGTGAATGCTGCCATACAAGCCGCGCAGCAGGCAACTGCTCAG cacAAATTAATGATGCAAGCTACGCAGCTTGCCAGCCAGCTAGAGAAGACAGCGCATTGCGTCCTGGAAAAGGCAAAGATGGGACTTCAATTGGATTGTCAGAATCTGGCTAAAGCTAAAGCGAGACTAGCTGAACTGCAACATAAACTGCAATGCGCCTGCGCCGACTGTGCGACAACGAAGCAGGCAGCTCACTGCGCGTGCGAGGCGGCCCGCGCTGCTTGCGGCAACGCCAGGAAGAGAAAAGATGTTAACAGTCAAACCGCCTTGATGCTGGCAAAGTCTAATAGGCGACGATGA
- the LOC126380585 gene encoding tol-Pal system protein TolA-like isoform X2: MKVWAFLLLTAVSVWGFPEKRTAEKQSALAQLGQQVQQNKENRVRETQRDCNKGKCATSIAQKAAAEAKAAQAAQNAAGAQAAHMVKTQLAEKALQAAKAAEAALAGKQAVVEQLQQEVKEAEAVVAEDTAAVHQQQGTVNAAIQAAQQATAQHKLMMQATQLASQLEKTALCVLEKTKIGLQEKCHNLAEARARLAHLQHKLQCACADCAATKQAAHCACEAARAACGNARKRKDVNTPNAMTLLESKIRR, encoded by the exons ATGAAAGTTTGGGCGTTTTTGTTGCTGACAGCTGTGTCAGTGTGGGGGTTCCCAGAGAAGCGAACGGCGGAGAAGCAGTCGGCGCTAGCACAGCTGGGCCAGCAAGTGCAACAGAATAAGGAGAACAGAGTACGGGAAACTCAGCGGGATTGCAACAAAGGGAAGTGTGCGACAAGTATAGCACAGAAAGCAGCAGCTGAAGCGAAAGCTGCACAAGCCGCTCAGAACGCTGCCGGGGCGCAGGCGGCGCATatg GTAAAAACCCAACTTGCGGAGAAAGCACTGCAAGCTGCGAAAGCTGCTGAAGCTGCTCTCGCTGGCAAGCAGGCAGTTGTGGAACAGCTACAACAAGAAGTGAAGGAGGCGGAGGCCGTGGTTGCAGAGGATACAGCGGCTGTGCACCAGCAGCAAGGGACTGTGAATGCTGCCATACAAGCCGCGCAGCAGGCAACTGCTCAG CACAAATTAATGATGCAAGCGACACAGCTAGCTAGCCAACTAGAGAAGACTGCTCTTTGCGTCCTCGAAAAGACAAAGATTGGTCTGCAAGAGAAATGTCACAATTTGGCCGAAGCCAGAGCGCGATTAGCCCACTTGCAACACAAGCTGCAGTGCGCCTGCGCGGATTGCGCCGCAACAAAGCAGGCGGCGCATTGTGCGTGCGAAGCGGCTCGTGCTGCATGCGGCAACGCTAGGAAGAGAAAAGATGTGAACACTCCGAATGCAATGACGCTACTGGAATCTAAAATAAGACGATGA
- the LOC126379734 gene encoding uncharacterized protein LOC126379734, which translates to MQLSACYYAFYTISVAASCVQSVSQPQELADRRHGRHLDRRDASIIIDNFPLDDMLSNNPNVIYRKISKLRYRAPRPKYRLTRQKYVPVKVKSTKSPAKKYKVKKVKPKFGPNNKKRSPKPRFARPNNNKYSKNKPRYENSHQSPHIAKNLPPKHFHNTAQQPAGFGEPPSDFRPHNMFNLNHAEPPVDSYGAPLKASIQDPYPMVADLTEFDSHDNVNSKRNTGINLGNWRDVPQSDSIFSFSHHYKTFVKPGTNGKPPPRDIMDSLHHFNGHEQDFSSWQNKHIDSKVTYLDQNLLKPEVSVFDYDLENSDHNLNSYSDVYRYTDLNSKPHYIQQTKKKPEFLGDIHKLINKPWRHPPVNNNDDQILVGGQYAEPPGKYVAKFQPSAPMYQDDDDSFSPGSYLIPDFSTTISPYVNYKNSNMAFSPQNLNDAFSIVDK; encoded by the exons ATGCAGTTGTCAGCGTGTTACTACGCCTTTTACACG ATAAGCGTAGCAGCGTCATGTGTACAATCAGTGAGCCAACCTCAAGAGTTAGCAGACAGACGACATGGGCGACACCTAGACAGAAGAGACGcatcaataataatagataACTTCCCACTGGATGATATGTTAAGCAACAATCCAAACGTAATTTACAGAAAAATATCAAAACTAAGATATCGCGCTCCAAGACCTAAATATAGATTGACAAGACAGAAATACGTACCAGTGAAAGTAAAATCAACCAAAAGTCCTGCCAAGAAGTATAAAGTTAAGAAAGTGAAACCCAAATTTGGACCCAACAATAAAAAACGTTCACCAAAACCTAGGTTCGCAAggcctaataataataagtactccAAAAACAAACCAAGATACGAAAACTCACATCAATCTCCACATATTGCGAAAAACTTACCTCCAAAGCATTTCCACAACACAGCTCAACAGCCAGCTGGCTTCGGGGAGCCGCCTTCGGACTTCAGACCACATAATATGTTTAATCTCAATCACGCAGAACCCCCAGTTGATTCATACGGTGCTCCTTTGAAAGCTAGTATTCAAGATCCATACCCGATGGTGGCCGATTTAACAGAGTTTGACAGTCATGACAATGTTAATAGTAAAAGAAACACGGGGATAAATTTAGGCAATTGGCGAGACGTTCCACAATCCGACAGTATATTTAGTTTTTCACATCATTACAAAACTTTTGTGAAACCCGGTACTAACGGTAAACCTCCACCTAGGGATATAATGGACAGCTTACACCATTTCAATGGTCATGAGCAAGATTTCTCAAGTTGGCAGAATAAACATATTGATAGTAAAGTTACATACCTCGACCAAAATCTACTTAAGCCTGAAGTTAGCGTCTTTGACTATGATCTTGAAAACTCAGATCACAACTTGAACAGTTACTCTGATGTCTATAGATATACAGATCTTAATAGTAAACCACACTACATACAACAGACAAAGAAGAAACCCGAATTTCTTGGAGATattcataaattaataaataagccaTGGAGGCATCCGCCTGTTAATAACAATGATGACCAAATATTGGTTGGAGGTCAATATGCCGAACCGCCAGGAAAGTATGTAGCAAAGTTCCAGCCAAGCGCGCCGATGTACCAAGATGACGACGACAGCTTCAGCCCAGGAAGTTATTTAATTCCCGATTTCTCGACCACTATCTCACCCTACGTCAACTACAAAAACAGCAATATGGCATTCAGCCCCCAAAATCTGAATGACGCATTTAGTATAGTAGATAAATGA